The proteins below are encoded in one region of Candidatus Dormiibacterota bacterium:
- a CDS encoding transposase — protein sequence MKRIETVRLYPTASQDAALHHALHVTRHLYNAALQQRKDAYRLRGVSVSMRMQYAEVTALRKESEHLAGVYREIEDAVLRRLDLAMQAFFRRCKRDETPGFPRFKAARRWRQITYPHGDRALKFDATQHRVRIPGVGSVKLRKGRAVPPFGRAWLVCKLGRWYAQFECERAVEPLPETGHAIG from the coding sequence GTGAAGCGCATTGAAACCGTGCGACTCTACCCGACCGCATCTCAAGACGCGGCGCTTCACCACGCGCTCCACGTCACGCGCCATCTTTACAACGCTGCGCTCCAGCAGCGCAAAGACGCCTATCGGCTGCGTGGTGTGAGCGTCTCGATGAGGATGCAGTATGCCGAGGTGACCGCGCTACGCAAGGAATCCGAGCATCTCGCCGGGGTCTATCGCGAGATCGAAGATGCGGTGCTACGCCGGTTGGATCTGGCGATGCAGGCGTTCTTTCGGCGATGCAAGCGGGACGAAACGCCCGGCTTCCCACGCTTCAAGGCTGCGCGCCGCTGGCGCCAGATCACCTATCCGCATGGCGATCGCGCGCTGAAGTTCGATGCGACGCAGCACCGCGTCCGCATTCCGGGCGTAGGTAGCGTGAAGCTGCGTAAGGGGCGCGCCGTGCCGCCGTTTGGCCGTGCGTGGCTGGTCTGCAAGCTCGGGCGCTGGTACGCCCAGTTTGAGTGCGAGCGCGCGGTCGAGCCTTTGCCGGAAACCGGGCACGCGATTGGG